A single region of the Mesotoga sp. BH458_6_3_2_1 genome encodes:
- a CDS encoding S-adenosyl-l-methionine hydroxide adenosyltransferase family protein, which produces MIAFLTDWGSDSYYVGVAKAVIRELNRKVEVIDVSHEIKPFNIRQGAYIIHRTLKDMPESVVFLAVVDPGVGTSRKPILMVLKNGMRLVGPDNGLFTFAAEEYGVHEIRDLENKEYHWGNSRSFHGRDIFAPVAAHVAAGLEPEKLGSRLMNFEYLKFKKPGREGNTIVGEVAFYDHFGNLETNIPVDLGNDLEEGDVIEIGKGRRPFKATFGKTYYDVNSGNLLAHFDSSGFLEITVNKGSAREFLSLEEGEPITLVKV; this is translated from the coding sequence GTGATAGCTTTTTTGACTGACTGGGGTTCCGACAGCTATTATGTCGGGGTAGCAAAGGCTGTTATTAGGGAGCTGAATAGGAAGGTTGAGGTAATTGATGTTAGTCACGAAATCAAACCCTTCAACATAAGACAAGGTGCCTACATCATTCATAGGACACTCAAAGATATGCCTGAAAGTGTTGTCTTTTTGGCAGTAGTTGACCCCGGGGTGGGCACGTCGAGAAAACCGATACTAATGGTTCTCAAGAATGGGATGAGGCTCGTGGGACCTGATAACGGCCTGTTCACCTTTGCGGCCGAAGAATACGGAGTTCACGAGATCCGGGACCTCGAGAACAAGGAGTATCACTGGGGGAACTCAAGAAGCTTTCACGGAAGAGATATCTTCGCTCCCGTAGCTGCTCATGTAGCCGCCGGACTGGAACCGGAAAAGCTGGGTTCAAGACTGATGAACTTCGAGTATCTGAAATTCAAGAAACCCGGCAGGGAAGGAAACACGATTGTCGGTGAAGTGGCGTTTTATGATCACTTTGGAAATCTTGAAACTAACATCCCTGTAGACCTTGGAAATGATCTCGAGGAAGGTGACGTAATTGAAATTGGGAAGGGGAGAAGACCATTCAAGGCAACATTCGGAAAGACATACTATGATGTGAATTCGGGGAATCTGCTAGCCCATTTCGATTCAAGCGGATTCCTAGAAATCACTGTGAACAAAGGGAGTGCCCGAGAGTTCCTTTCTTTAGAAGAAGGGGAACCCATTACACTTGTCAAAGTTTGA
- a CDS encoding DUF123 domain-containing protein, translating into MDYNKGDYVVLFFLKEAVVISSLCRSWTLDAGYYMYIGSAMSSLAERVKRHLIEEKRKFWHIDYFREKAEVVAALLLPTEEQREEELSNFVSEYGEAVPKFGASDCSTDSNLYRLESRSIERVFSSIVCKWRDKCDSFFD; encoded by the coding sequence ATGGATTACAATAAAGGTGATTATGTTGTTCTTTTCTTTCTCAAAGAGGCGGTTGTGATTTCAAGCCTTTGCAGGAGCTGGACCCTTGATGCGGGCTATTACATGTATATCGGTTCGGCAATGAGCTCTCTAGCAGAAAGAGTGAAAAGACACCTAATCGAAGAAAAGAGAAAATTCTGGCATATTGATTACTTTAGGGAGAAAGCCGAGGTCGTGGCCGCTCTGCTTCTTCCGACAGAAGAGCAGAGAGAGGAAGAGCTTTCGAATTTCGTCTCCGAGTATGGTGAAGCAGTCCCCAAATTTGGAGCTTCAGACTGCTCAACTGACTCGAATCTCTACAGACTCGAATCAAGGAGTATTGAGAGAGTCTTTTCTTCTATCGTTTGCAAATGGAGGGATAAGTGTGATAGCTTTTTTGACTGA
- a CDS encoding alanine/ornithine racemase family PLP-dependent enzyme, with the protein MAYVEVNKNSIAKNSRKIVELAKSNGVEVAGVTKVVCGDPEVAVSLVENGITEIGESRLENVARMKGAGINPSFILLRLPEKSRFPQVVELVDSVLIGDLENLSRLKEISSETEKKLKFIYMVDTGDLREGVMFYEAQEVLEKAFAIVGKDLDGIGTNLGCFGGVIATPEKFEILLNLGESLKRTTGYPVRRYSAGNTASLPLLEDKSLPEGINHFRLGESIMCGTDVTNNRRVPGTLQNTFTLVGEIIELAEKPSLPIGDIGHDAFGRIPRFLDKGNRMKAILDLGEQDVVPSGLTPLETGCEIIHASSDHLIVDITDSEKSFAVGDSIPFRMSYGALLRVMTSPYVRKVYL; encoded by the coding sequence ATGGCTTACGTTGAAGTGAATAAGAATAGCATAGCGAAGAATTCAAGAAAGATCGTGGAGCTTGCCAAAAGTAATGGTGTTGAGGTCGCTGGAGTAACTAAAGTTGTGTGCGGAGATCCTGAGGTAGCGGTATCTTTAGTTGAAAACGGGATTACGGAAATTGGCGAATCAAGACTTGAGAATGTCGCGAGGATGAAAGGCGCAGGCATCAATCCGAGTTTTATTCTGCTCAGACTTCCAGAGAAGTCTCGATTCCCGCAAGTTGTAGAGCTTGTTGATTCAGTGCTTATTGGAGATCTTGAGAATCTTTCCAGACTAAAGGAGATTTCATCGGAAACTGAGAAAAAACTGAAGTTCATATATATGGTAGATACTGGAGACCTTAGAGAGGGAGTCATGTTTTATGAGGCTCAAGAAGTTCTCGAGAAAGCATTCGCTATCGTCGGTAAGGACCTTGATGGGATCGGCACCAATCTTGGATGTTTTGGAGGGGTAATTGCAACTCCGGAAAAATTCGAAATCCTTCTCAATCTGGGCGAATCTCTGAAGAGGACTACCGGTTACCCAGTTAGGAGATACTCTGCCGGAAACACAGCTTCATTACCCCTGCTTGAAGATAAGAGTCTTCCAGAAGGCATAAACCACTTTCGACTGGGAGAGTCGATAATGTGTGGAACAGATGTCACAAACAATCGAAGAGTTCCGGGAACCCTGCAAAACACATTCACTCTCGTAGGAGAGATCATTGAACTTGCAGAGAAGCCCTCATTACCAATTGGAGATATCGGTCATGATGCCTTTGGTCGGATTCCAAGGTTTTTAGATAAAGGGAATAGAATGAAGGCAATACTTGATCTTGGCGAACAAGATGTGGTTCCCTCAGGATTGACGCCTTTAGAAACTGGATGTGAAATAATTCATGCTTCCAGCGATCATCTAATAGTGGATATAACCGATTCCGAGAAGTCCTTTGCTGTTGGTGACTCGATTCCCTTCAGAATGTCTTACGGAGCACTGCTGAGAGTTATGACATCCCCCTATGTGAGGAAAGTGTACCTATGA
- a CDS encoding GNAT family N-acetyltransferase, giving the protein MIKRLEKVDHLRVMEIVETIWEGDDYIPQVFEKWVRDPSCYFMGLWKGGKLIGIDNLRLFSRQVGWMEGMRIDPAFQGRGYGKELGKEMLQLTRNLGIERLYFATYFDNTASIKMNEAFGFERIAVFTNLEKEIDELTSHSVDLVECSEIPQISCHISEDWSFIPKEVPNKTSFLIHPVQLSDGANWAVLSMNSKFNDCLDINFIEMVDRESIEVFVKELVFYAKAKGFGRMHTMASEDFNLEPFLLNGFKPFERTKDVFLYYADGSTLQI; this is encoded by the coding sequence ATGATAAAGCGACTTGAGAAGGTAGATCATTTGAGGGTTATGGAAATCGTAGAGACAATATGGGAAGGTGATGATTACATTCCACAAGTCTTTGAGAAGTGGGTTCGCGATCCTTCGTGCTATTTCATGGGGCTCTGGAAGGGAGGAAAACTGATTGGTATAGACAACCTCAGGCTGTTCAGTCGCCAAGTGGGTTGGATGGAAGGAATGAGAATAGACCCCGCCTTTCAGGGAAGGGGATACGGGAAAGAGTTAGGCAAAGAGATGTTGCAGTTGACCAGAAATCTGGGGATTGAAAGGTTGTATTTTGCAACTTACTTTGACAACACAGCTTCGATCAAAATGAACGAAGCTTTTGGCTTCGAACGAATAGCTGTCTTCACAAATCTGGAGAAGGAGATTGACGAATTGACTTCCCATTCCGTTGATCTAGTGGAATGCAGTGAAATTCCACAAATCAGCTGTCACATAAGCGAAGACTGGTCATTTATTCCAAAAGAAGTTCCAAACAAGACCAGTTTCCTGATACATCCTGTGCAGCTTTCAGATGGCGCTAACTGGGCGGTTTTGTCGATGAACTCCAAGTTCAATGATTGCCTTGACATCAATTTCATTGAAATGGTGGACAGGGAGAGTATTGAGGTTTTCGTGAAGGAGCTTGTGTTTTACGCGAAGGCGAAAGGTTTCGGCCGGATGCATACCATGGCCAGCGAGGATTTCAATCTAGAACCCTTTCTGCTGAATGGATTCAAGCCTTTCGAGAGAACAAAGGATGTATTCCTCTATTACGCCGATGGTTCAACTCTTCAAATCTGA
- a CDS encoding carbohydrate ABC transporter permease produces the protein MTKKILIYILLTVFALFFLMPVYVLLATSLKPLKEVGLERMWFPPNDLSFDGFAKAFSRLAPNLRNSFLLVIPATLFSAIIGSINGYVLSKLKFRGSDLLFALVLFGMFIPYQSVLFPLIRFLQDIGLYGSIWGLVLVHVVYGLPITTLIFRNYYSEVPTELIEAAGIDGAGIFKTYLKVLFPISLPGFVVVVIWQFTNIWNEFLFAVTVTSDPTKQPITVALVNLAGSQVVEWNVQMAGALLAALPTLIVYILLGKYFLRGLLAGSVKG, from the coding sequence ATGACCAAAAAAATCCTAATCTATATCCTTCTTACTGTTTTCGCATTGTTCTTTCTGATGCCTGTCTATGTGTTGTTGGCAACAAGTCTCAAACCCCTTAAAGAAGTGGGGCTTGAGCGAATGTGGTTTCCTCCGAACGATCTTTCCTTCGATGGGTTTGCCAAGGCCTTCAGCCGTCTTGCACCTAACTTAAGAAACTCGTTCCTGTTGGTCATCCCTGCAACGCTTTTCTCGGCAATCATAGGATCGATAAATGGATATGTTTTGTCTAAATTGAAGTTCAGGGGCTCAGATCTTCTCTTCGCTCTTGTTCTTTTCGGAATGTTTATTCCTTATCAGAGTGTCCTTTTTCCTCTAATACGCTTTCTACAAGATATCGGGCTTTACGGCTCTATATGGGGATTGGTATTGGTTCACGTAGTCTATGGTTTGCCAATAACCACCCTGATTTTCAGGAACTACTACAGTGAAGTGCCTACTGAATTAATTGAAGCGGCCGGAATAGACGGAGCAGGTATATTCAAGACATACCTGAAGGTTCTATTTCCGATATCCCTTCCTGGTTTTGTGGTAGTAGTCATATGGCAGTTCACGAATATCTGGAATGAATTTCTTTTCGCCGTGACCGTTACCAGTGACCCCACAAAACAACCAATTACTGTTGCCCTTGTGAATCTAGCGGGGAGTCAGGTTGTCGAGTGGAATGTCCAGATGGCAGGTGCGCTGCTGGCCGCTCTACCAACATTGATAGTCTATATACTGCTCGGAAAGTACTTTCTGAGAGGGCTTCTTGCTGGTTCGGTAAAAGGCTAG
- a CDS encoding carbohydrate ABC transporter permease: MEVFQIKRKTKRGIISFFILSPTFAAIGIFVYFFIGWTSRTSLSNWNSFARLLKGEFEFVGLRNYFRLFEDPRFQTDLWNTLYFTLFFILGCLLLGIVLAVLIDRNLKGSSVFRNIYLFPMALSFVVTGAVWRWIFAPGILPSSPQGMNLLFNLVGLDFFQWKWFTSTESFLNFNIALIPVIIAAVWQMSGYTMAMYLAGLRGISQDLVEAAEVDGATGWQIFWKIKFPILRPITLSAMIILGHISLKIFDLVYAMTGSGPNNVTDVPAIYMFETTFRANKYATGSAIAIIMLLMVAVVIIPYLASAFRKEKRI, encoded by the coding sequence TTGGAGGTGTTCCAGATCAAGAGGAAGACAAAACGCGGGATTATTTCCTTTTTCATTCTTTCGCCAACCTTTGCGGCAATAGGAATCTTCGTATATTTCTTCATTGGTTGGACGAGTAGAACTTCCCTTTCCAACTGGAATAGTTTTGCCAGGCTTCTTAAAGGCGAATTCGAATTTGTCGGACTGCGCAACTATTTCAGGCTTTTCGAAGACCCGCGATTTCAAACCGATCTGTGGAACACTCTGTATTTCACACTTTTCTTTATTCTAGGGTGTCTTCTGCTGGGAATTGTTTTAGCTGTACTGATTGATCGTAACCTCAAGGGATCAAGTGTATTCAGAAATATTTATCTGTTTCCAATGGCGCTTTCATTCGTTGTGACAGGCGCAGTCTGGAGATGGATCTTCGCTCCTGGAATTCTACCAAGCAGTCCTCAAGGTATGAATCTTCTATTCAATCTGGTAGGACTGGATTTTTTTCAGTGGAAGTGGTTCACCAGCACTGAGAGTTTCCTAAATTTCAATATAGCGCTGATTCCAGTGATAATCGCAGCTGTATGGCAGATGTCAGGCTATACAATGGCCATGTATCTTGCAGGGCTTCGTGGGATATCCCAGGATCTCGTGGAGGCTGCCGAAGTTGATGGAGCAACCGGCTGGCAGATCTTCTGGAAAATCAAGTTTCCTATTCTAAGACCGATAACTCTAAGCGCGATGATTATTTTAGGTCACATTTCGCTGAAGATCTTTGATCTTGTTTACGCTATGACCGGCAGCGGCCCAAACAACGTAACCGACGTACCGGCTATCTACATGTTCGAAACCACTTTCAGAGCGAATAAATATGCGACCGGCTCAGCAATAGCGATAATCATGCTTCTGATGGTCGCCGTAGTCATAATCCCTTACCTTGCTTCTGCTTTCAGAAAGGAGAAGAGGATATGA
- a CDS encoding ABC transporter substrate-binding protein has translation MKKCLLAVLLLSVSLLFASGSVEIFSWWTGGGEEEGLAAIYEVFRTKYLDVEIINATVAGGAGTNAKAVLKTRMLGGNPPDSFQVHGGMELIDTYVITDMMEPLTDILESWGILDKFPEDIMTICSYEGEVYSIPVNVHRGNVVFINNEILTKVGIDKVPTDGPGFLEVCARIEDAGYIPLSLGDKDKWEAGHLFETVLLSALGPDKYNGLWDGTTGFEDPGIERAIIIFEELIKYVNEDHAALTWQDATRMVFDGRAAFNVMGDWAEGYLKTLGWTPGEEFSWMAVPGTEGSFMVVTDTFGLPKGAPNRENALKWLEIVASVEGQDAFNPIKGSIPARLDADKSLYDPYLTWSMEDFSTNALCPSIAHGSAAPEGFITELNDAVNIFITTKDRAAFLSAIENAAEDYIY, from the coding sequence ATGAAAAAGTGTCTTTTGGCAGTTCTTCTTCTCTCCGTAAGTCTGCTCTTTGCCTCGGGAAGTGTTGAGATTTTCAGCTGGTGGACTGGTGGAGGAGAAGAGGAAGGACTTGCTGCCATCTATGAGGTATTTAGAACCAAGTATCTCGACGTCGAGATAATTAACGCAACCGTCGCCGGTGGAGCCGGTACAAACGCAAAAGCTGTCTTGAAAACAAGAATGCTGGGTGGTAATCCTCCTGACTCCTTTCAGGTGCATGGAGGTATGGAACTAATCGACACTTATGTGATTACCGATATGATGGAGCCGCTCACCGACATTCTGGAAAGCTGGGGAATTCTCGATAAATTCCCCGAAGACATTATGACAATATGTAGCTACGAAGGAGAAGTCTACTCGATTCCCGTAAACGTTCACAGAGGAAACGTAGTCTTTATTAACAACGAAATCCTTACGAAAGTCGGTATAGACAAGGTCCCTACCGATGGACCGGGATTCTTGGAAGTCTGTGCAAGGATTGAAGATGCCGGTTATATTCCACTATCCCTTGGAGACAAGGATAAGTGGGAGGCCGGGCACCTGTTTGAGACCGTGTTGCTTTCGGCTTTGGGACCAGATAAGTACAACGGCTTATGGGACGGAACTACAGGCTTCGAAGATCCAGGAATTGAAAGAGCTATCATAATTTTCGAAGAACTAATTAAGTATGTAAATGAAGACCATGCAGCTCTCACCTGGCAAGATGCTACAAGGATGGTCTTCGATGGAAGGGCTGCCTTCAACGTAATGGGAGACTGGGCAGAAGGTTATCTGAAAACTCTGGGATGGACACCGGGAGAGGAGTTCAGCTGGATGGCAGTTCCCGGAACCGAGGGCTCCTTCATGGTAGTAACGGATACGTTTGGCCTGCCGAAGGGCGCTCCAAACAGAGAAAACGCACTTAAATGGCTCGAAATTGTTGCTTCAGTCGAAGGTCAAGATGCATTTAACCCGATAAAAGGTTCGATTCCTGCGAGACTGGATGCAGACAAATCACTCTACGATCCTTACCTGACATGGTCTATGGAGGACTTTTCTACAAACGCGCTATGTCCCTCTATAGCTCATGGATCTGCTGCGCCTGAAGGCTTCATAACCGAGCTGAACGACGCTGTTAACATCTTTATTACTACAAAGGATAGGGCGGCTTTCCTGAGTGCCATAGAAAACGCTGCTGAAGACTACATCTATTAA
- the aglA gene encoding alpha-glucosidase AglA, producing the protein MSAVNISIVGAGSAVFSLRLVSDLCKTIGLHGSTITLMDIDERRLDAVQVLASKFAEEMGTSLEFTKTVELEEAIEGSDFVINSALVGGHAFLERVRAIGEKHGYSRGIDTQEFNMVSDYYTLTNWNQLSHFLGIAEIMEKRAPNAWLLQAANPVFEGTTLIRRRSKINMVGFCHGHYDVLEVAATLGVNTSELDWQVAGVNHGIWLNRFRRNGEDLYPLFEDYVSKYECNEFKPSNPFNVQMSPAALDMYSFYGLVPIGDTVRNSGWKYHYDQQTMEKWYGSPWGSPDSVPGWRWYREQLGEVTDATLALAKAIEQFPDASLDKLIIEGTKGLSSDFTREANQLYDKDSMSGEQHIPFIDAIVNGNSARLVVNTLNEGVIADIDDDVAIEVPAIVDKDGIHVEAIDPALPERVIQWYLKPRILRMEWALEAFEEKNPDLIVEILLKDPRTKSYEQAKAVVQEIFDSEGWDK; encoded by the coding sequence TTGTCGGCAGTTAACATAAGCATAGTTGGTGCGGGAAGTGCGGTGTTTTCTCTGAGGCTGGTTAGTGATCTCTGCAAGACGATTGGTCTTCATGGTAGCACGATAACATTGATGGACATTGACGAGCGGAGACTTGACGCAGTTCAGGTCCTTGCATCAAAGTTTGCAGAAGAGATGGGCACAAGTCTTGAGTTTACTAAGACTGTGGAGTTGGAAGAAGCTATAGAGGGAAGCGATTTTGTGATTAACTCGGCACTGGTTGGAGGACACGCTTTTCTGGAAAGAGTAAGGGCAATCGGCGAGAAGCACGGCTATAGCAGAGGGATAGACACTCAAGAGTTCAACATGGTCTCAGATTACTATACTCTGACTAACTGGAACCAACTATCGCACTTCTTAGGAATCGCGGAAATCATGGAGAAGCGTGCACCGAATGCATGGCTTCTTCAGGCAGCCAATCCAGTTTTCGAGGGTACAACTCTGATAAGGAGGCGCTCGAAAATCAATATGGTAGGATTCTGTCACGGCCATTACGATGTTCTGGAGGTAGCCGCGACACTTGGAGTGAATACATCTGAACTTGACTGGCAGGTTGCCGGCGTAAACCACGGGATATGGCTAAATAGGTTTAGGAGAAACGGGGAGGACCTCTATCCTTTGTTTGAGGATTACGTGTCAAAGTATGAATGCAATGAGTTCAAGCCGTCAAATCCTTTCAATGTCCAGATGTCACCTGCTGCTCTTGACATGTATTCATTCTACGGTTTGGTTCCAATCGGAGATACCGTACGAAATAGCGGGTGGAAGTATCATTACGACCAGCAGACCATGGAAAAGTGGTATGGAAGTCCTTGGGGCAGCCCGGATTCCGTGCCTGGCTGGAGGTGGTACAGAGAGCAGCTTGGAGAGGTTACTGATGCAACTCTTGCTCTTGCAAAGGCAATCGAGCAGTTTCCGGATGCGAGTCTGGATAAGCTTATAATTGAGGGTACGAAAGGTCTGTCCAGTGATTTCACGAGAGAGGCAAATCAACTTTACGATAAAGATTCTATGAGTGGTGAGCAGCATATTCCCTTCATTGACGCAATTGTAAATGGGAATTCTGCAAGATTAGTTGTTAACACTCTGAATGAGGGTGTTATTGCAGATATTGATGACGATGTTGCAATTGAAGTTCCTGCGATAGTAGACAAAGATGGGATTCACGTAGAGGCGATTGATCCGGCATTGCCCGAAAGAGTCATTCAGTGGTACTTGAAACCAAGAATACTCAGGATGGAGTGGGCTCTCGAAGCCTTCGAAGAGAAGAACCCCGATCTTATTGTCGAGATTCTTCTAAAGGATCCTAGAACGAAATCTTATGAGCAGGCAAAAGCGGTTGTTCAAGAAATATTCGATTCGGAAGGATGGGACAAATAG
- a CDS encoding DNA-3-methyladenine glycosylase I: protein MDDVYIKYHDTEWGVPVHEDKKWFEFLVLEGAQAGLSWRTVLRKRESYREAFAGFDPLIVAKFDEDEIEKLMADSGIIRNRRKIESAINNAKKFHQIEVEFGTFDRFIWSFVDYKQVVNVWANVSEIPAVSKKAHQISHALKDKGFTFVGPTIVYALMQAAGLVNDHLVYCFRYTEVQT, encoded by the coding sequence ATGGATGATGTGTACATCAAATACCACGATACTGAGTGGGGTGTTCCCGTTCATGAAGACAAGAAGTGGTTTGAGTTTCTTGTTCTGGAAGGAGCTCAGGCTGGTCTCAGTTGGCGCACAGTGCTAAGAAAGAGAGAAAGTTACAGGGAGGCCTTTGCAGGTTTTGACCCTCTTATTGTTGCAAAGTTTGATGAGGATGAGATAGAAAAGCTAATGGCAGATTCCGGAATTATCAGAAATCGAAGAAAGATAGAATCAGCTATTAACAATGCAAAGAAATTTCATCAAATTGAAGTGGAGTTTGGCACATTTGATAGATTTATCTGGAGTTTTGTTGATTACAAGCAGGTGGTGAATGTCTGGGCTAATGTCTCAGAAATCCCGGCAGTGAGTAAAAAAGCTCATCAGATTTCGCACGCTCTAAAAGATAAGGGCTTTACTTTCGTTGGACCAACAATCGTCTATGCTCTAATGCAGGCAGCCGGCTTGGTGAACGATCATCTTGTATACTGCTTCAGGTATACAGAGGTGCAAACCTAG
- a CDS encoding DUF5700 domain-containing putative Zn-dependent protease, translating into MSCFHTEEIFALIDLLDSRNGSYDEKASKILASPLAKMFGQFRICDSEVEECLNAAFSGREDLSGLSKDCTELIFYVEKIREREPELRTFFDFIKRDEKQIRSKAISMAEEYLPKGASFEGLNVFFIPMPYNANADHKGVYFDPIFALDVGIEAIEEVMAHEAHHIARNSITRERLEFDETPLDQLVYRFVSIECEGIANLVSDVSKIPVMKRVALSREKIMGEFEKHLEMLQEVFLNLAQNNISDNEARLIMQRSWFGIGSLAPVGMKMATEIEKELGREKLIATVGDTVAFLRTYQEVAFRKSYYLLEDETFLMLGKLLGV; encoded by the coding sequence ATGAGCTGTTTTCATACAGAAGAGATTTTTGCCCTAATAGACTTGCTTGATTCCAGAAATGGTTCTTACGATGAAAAAGCGAGCAAAATCCTTGCTTCGCCGCTTGCAAAAATGTTTGGACAGTTCCGCATCTGTGATTCAGAGGTAGAAGAATGTCTGAATGCTGCTTTTTCTGGAAGAGAAGATCTTTCCGGTCTCTCTAAGGATTGCACGGAGCTGATCTTCTATGTAGAGAAGATCAGAGAGAGGGAACCTGAGCTAAGAACCTTCTTTGATTTCATCAAGAGAGATGAAAAGCAGATCAGATCGAAGGCTATCTCAATGGCCGAAGAGTATCTTCCAAAAGGGGCATCATTCGAAGGGCTAAACGTCTTCTTTATTCCAATGCCTTACAACGCCAATGCAGATCATAAAGGCGTCTACTTCGATCCGATTTTTGCTCTAGATGTGGGTATAGAGGCTATCGAAGAAGTAATGGCTCATGAAGCTCATCACATAGCAAGAAATTCAATTACCAGAGAGAGACTCGAGTTCGACGAGACGCCGCTTGACCAATTGGTTTACAGATTTGTGAGTATAGAGTGTGAAGGAATTGCGAATCTTGTGAGCGACGTGTCAAAGATTCCTGTAATGAAACGAGTTGCGCTGTCGAGAGAGAAGATAATGGGAGAGTTTGAGAAGCATCTTGAGATGCTTCAGGAGGTCTTTCTTAATCTTGCGCAGAATAACATCTCCGATAACGAGGCCCGTCTGATCATGCAGAGAAGCTGGTTTGGCATCGGAAGTCTTGCTCCGGTTGGAATGAAAATGGCTACGGAAATCGAGAAAGAGCTGGGAAGAGAAAAACTGATTGCGACTGTGGGTGATACTGTTGCCTTCCTAAGAACCTACCAGGAGGTAGCATTTAGGAAATCCTACTACCTCCTGGAAGACGAGACCTTTCTTATGTTGGGGAAACTTCTTGGAGTTTAG
- a CDS encoding anaerobic nitric oxide reductase flavorubredoxin, which produces MGRKITDSVTWVGKIDWELKKFHGEDYSTHRGSSYNAYLVKDEKTALIDTVWAPFAEEFVENLKKVIDLSEIDYVIANHGEIDHSGGLVALMREIPNTPIYCTENATKSLKGQFHEDWNFVTVKTGDTLSLGKKTLTFVEAPMLHWPDSMFEYLDGDAILFSNDAFGQHYATELMYNDLVDQAELYQEAIKYYANILTPFSKLVVRKIEEVLSFDLPLNMICPSHGVIWRKDPAQIVKNYLKWADNYQEDQVTIVYDTMWEGTRKMAEAIAEGIDSASKGTPVKLYNAGKMDKNDIVTEIFKSKAVLFGSPTVNKGILAPLSGMLHEVKGLAFKNKKAAVFGTYGWSGESIDVLGKMVEEAGFEIIQPGLKKLWSPDDLSLNDCREFGKAFASKL; this is translated from the coding sequence ATGGGAAGGAAGATTACCGATAGTGTAACTTGGGTCGGCAAGATTGACTGGGAACTGAAAAAGTTTCACGGAGAAGATTATTCAACTCACAGAGGGTCGAGTTACAACGCATATCTAGTAAAAGACGAGAAAACAGCTCTGATAGATACGGTCTGGGCTCCTTTTGCAGAGGAATTTGTGGAGAACCTAAAAAAAGTCATTGATCTTTCAGAGATTGACTATGTCATAGCGAACCATGGAGAGATCGATCACAGCGGTGGACTTGTGGCATTGATGAGAGAGATTCCCAACACCCCGATTTACTGTACGGAAAACGCAACAAAATCTCTGAAAGGGCAGTTTCATGAAGACTGGAATTTTGTCACGGTAAAAACAGGTGATACTTTGAGTCTTGGTAAGAAGACTCTTACCTTCGTGGAAGCACCGATGCTTCACTGGCCAGATTCGATGTTTGAGTACCTGGATGGTGACGCGATTCTTTTCAGCAACGATGCGTTTGGGCAGCACTATGCCACCGAACTTATGTATAACGATCTTGTAGACCAGGCAGAACTTTATCAAGAAGCGATCAAGTATTATGCTAATATTCTCACTCCTTTCAGTAAGCTCGTTGTGAGAAAGATTGAAGAAGTCCTGTCCTTCGATCTTCCATTGAACATGATCTGCCCAAGCCACGGTGTGATCTGGAGAAAAGACCCTGCACAAATAGTGAAGAATTACTTGAAATGGGCAGACAATTATCAGGAAGACCAAGTGACTATTGTCTACGATACAATGTGGGAAGGCACTAGAAAGATGGCCGAAGCTATTGCTGAAGGCATTGACAGTGCGAGCAAAGGTACGCCGGTCAAACTCTACAACGCGGGGAAGATGGACAAGAACGACATTGTGACGGAGATATTCAAGTCAAAGGCCGTTCTGTTTGGCTCTCCAACTGTGAACAAGGGGATTCTCGCACCTTTGTCAGGTATGCTTCACGAAGTGAAAGGCCTCGCCTTCAAGAACAAGAAGGCAGCTGTATTCGGTACGTACGGTTGGAGCGGCGAATCAATAGATGTTCTCGGCAAAATGGTTGAAGAAGCCGGATTTGAGATCATACAACCCGGTTTGAAGAAACTCTGGTCACCAGATGACCTAAGCCTTAACGATTGCAGAGAATTCGGCAAGGCTTTCGCTTCGAAGCTGTGA